One Drosophila santomea strain STO CAGO 1482 chromosome X, Prin_Dsan_1.1, whole genome shotgun sequence DNA segment encodes these proteins:
- the LOC120457042 gene encoding homeobox protein B-H2 isoform X2, with the protein MDIRKGGKDDDGEDSLKNGSSANGDSSSHLSLSLSKKQRKARTAFTDHQLQTLEKSFERQKYLSVQDRMELANKLELSDCQVKTWYQNRRTKWKRQTAVGLELLAEAGNYAAFQRLYGGATPYLSAWPYAAAAAAQSPHGATPSAIDIYYRQAAAAAAMQKPSLPASYRMYPSSIPPGMALPGMPAPPPPGAAPMLSGYYAAAAAAAASAGAQQQQQQQQPPAASRSPATSQSANSEADCERTSSSSRQRLITPSPPLNPGSPPHRERIGEEEDRERDEERDIEREREREREREREREREREQDEDEDEELALEV; encoded by the exons GTGGCAAGGACGACGATGGCGAGGACAGTTTGAAGAACGGCAGCTCGGCGAACGGCGACTCCTCGTCGCACTTGAGTTTGAGCCTGAGCAAGAAGCAGCGGAAGGCGCGTACCGCCTTCACGGACCACCAGCTGCAGACGCTGGAGAAGTCCTTCGAGCGGCAGAAGTACCTCAGCGTGCAGGATCGCATGGAGTTGGCCAACAAGCTGGAGCTGAGCGACTGCCAGGTGAAGACCTGGTACCAGAATCGCAG AACCAAGTGGAAGCGCCAGACGGCGGTTGGCTTGGAACTGCTGGCCGAGGCGGGCAACTATGCGGCCTTTCAGCGGCTGTACGGCGGTGCCACGCCCTATTTGAGCGCCTGGCCGTACgcggccgccgctgccgcccaATCGCCCCACGGCGCCACGCCCTCCGCGATCGATATCTATTACCGCCAGgcggccgcagcagcagccatgCAAAAGCCCTCGCTCCCCGCCTCGTACCGCATGTATCCATCAAGTATACCGCCCGGCATGGCGCTACCGGGCATGCCCGCTCCCCCGCCCCCCGGCGCAGCGCCCATGCTTAGCGGCTACTATgccgctgcagcggcagcggccGCATCCGCCGGcgcccaacagcagcagcagcagcagcagccgccagCGGCATCCCGCtcaccagccaccagccagAGCGCCAATAGCGAGGCGGACTGCGAGcggaccagcagcagcagtcgccaGCGCCTGATCACGCCCAGTCCGCCCCTGAATCCGGGCAGTCCGCCGCATCGGGAGCGGAtcggcgaggaggaggacagGGAGCGGGACGAGGAGCGGGACATCGaacgggagcgggagcgggagcgggaaaGGGAGCGGGAAAGAGAGCGCGAACGAGAgcaggacgaggatgaggacgaggaaCTGGCCCTGGAGGTCTGA